One Caldibacillus debilis DSM 16016 genomic window carries:
- a CDS encoding diacylglycerol/lipid kinase family protein — protein MKLYFIINPVAGNGFGLKIWKKIENLLIQQNISFSALYTKFAGHASLLAEEIAKRNKQAVAVVAVGGDGTIHEVVQGANRYEHVSVGYIPAGSGNDFSRGFAIPKKPLQAAKQLIGLLDRKHFPKFDIGLFQNKKFDRGTFVNNFGCGFDAAISMKVNRSRLKRILNRLALGKFVYVCYLLQQLFLYKPSKVTIQIDEKSYEFEKVWLVTVSNQPYYGGGMKIAPSANLSDGKLDVICVHNISRMKILFLFVTVFWGGHIKMKEVSVLTGKRIRISPARALPQHADGEFAGYGPVSLAVKPRGIAVLTEGSAEDFGA, from the coding sequence ATGAAACTATATTTTATCATCAATCCGGTTGCAGGAAACGGATTCGGTTTAAAAATCTGGAAAAAAATCGAAAATCTATTGATCCAACAAAATATTTCCTTCTCCGCCTTGTACACCAAATTTGCCGGACACGCCTCCCTTTTGGCCGAGGAAATCGCCAAAAGGAACAAACAGGCGGTGGCTGTCGTTGCCGTCGGCGGGGACGGAACGATTCACGAAGTCGTCCAAGGGGCGAACCGCTATGAACATGTCTCCGTCGGCTACATCCCGGCCGGTTCCGGGAACGACTTTTCCCGGGGCTTTGCCATTCCGAAAAAACCGCTGCAGGCGGCGAAGCAGCTGATCGGCCTGTTGGACCGGAAGCATTTCCCGAAATTTGACATCGGCCTTTTCCAAAACAAAAAATTTGACCGGGGGACCTTCGTCAACAATTTCGGATGCGGATTCGACGCCGCCATCTCCATGAAGGTGAACCGGTCGAGGCTGAAACGGATCCTCAACCGCCTGGCTTTGGGAAAATTCGTTTATGTCTGTTATCTATTGCAGCAATTGTTCCTTTATAAACCTTCCAAGGTGACGATACAAATAGATGAAAAGTCCTATGAATTCGAGAAGGTCTGGCTTGTGACGGTGTCGAACCAGCCCTATTACGGCGGCGGAATGAAAATCGCGCCAAGCGCGAATTTGTCCGACGGGAAATTGGATGTGATCTGCGTCCACAACATTTCCCGCATGAAGATCTTATTTCTGTTCGTCACCGTTTTTTGGGGCGGACATATCAAAATGAAGGAAGTTTCCGTCCTGACCGGGAAGAGGATCCGGATTTCGCCCGCCCGGGCATTGCCCCAGCATGCGGACGGGGAATTTGCCGGGTACGGTCCGGTGTCGTTGGCGGTAAAACCGCGGGGGATCGCCGTGTTGACGGAGGGTTCGGCAGAAGATTTTGGTGCTTGA
- a CDS encoding pseudouridine synthase, whose amino-acid sequence MRLDKLLANIGYGSRKEVKKLLKEGFVQVNGETVTDGKTHVDPEKDEIYFGEEKIIYRPFIYLMMNKPKGVLSATEDPGGETVIDLLEEAEAAYRPHPVGRLDKDTVGLLLLTNDGKLTHQLLSPKKRTPKTYYAIVEGTVTEDLVPKFKRGIRLDDGYQTMPAELKILRSGEDFSEVELTIFEGKFHQVKRMFLAVNHRVRYLKRLAVGPIVLDERLREGEYRHLTEEEMGLLKEYVQKQKKIADSD is encoded by the coding sequence ATGAGGCTTGATAAACTCCTGGCGAACATCGGCTACGGGAGCAGGAAAGAAGTGAAAAAATTATTAAAGGAAGGCTTCGTCCAAGTGAACGGCGAAACGGTCACCGACGGAAAAACGCATGTGGACCCGGAGAAGGACGAAATCTACTTCGGAGAGGAAAAAATCATCTACAGACCTTTCATTTATTTAATGATGAATAAGCCGAAAGGGGTTTTGTCGGCGACGGAAGATCCCGGCGGCGAAACGGTGATCGATCTGTTGGAAGAGGCGGAGGCCGCCTACCGGCCGCATCCCGTCGGAAGGCTGGACAAAGATACCGTCGGCCTGCTGCTTTTGACGAACGACGGGAAGCTGACCCACCAATTGTTGTCCCCGAAAAAACGCACGCCGAAAACCTACTATGCCATTGTCGAAGGAACAGTGACGGAGGATTTGGTTCCCAAGTTCAAACGCGGGATCCGCCTCGATGACGGATATCAAACGATGCCTGCCGAATTGAAGATCCTTCGTTCCGGGGAAGATTTCTCGGAAGTGGAACTCACCATTTTCGAGGGAAAATTTCATCAAGTGAAGCGGATGTTTCTTGCCGTAAACCACAGGGTCCGTTATTTGAAAAGGCTCGCCGTCGGCCCGATCGTCCTGGACGAACGGCTGCGGGAAGGGGAATACCGGCATCTTACCGAAGAGGAGATGGGGCTTTTAAAAGAATATGTCCAAAAGCAAAAAAAAATCGCGGACAGCGATTGA
- a CDS encoding DeoR family transcriptional regulator, with amino-acid sequence MKNSTDRMLTRIKSIYLFIQEKGTVTTQELVDEFGITPRTVQRDLNVLAYNNLVKSPSRGKWTTTNKKVKISS; translated from the coding sequence TTGAAAAATTCAACGGACCGGATGTTGACGCGCATTAAGTCGATCTACCTGTTCATCCAGGAAAAGGGTACCGTGACGACGCAAGAGCTGGTCGACGAATTTGGCATCACTCCACGAACCGTTCAGAGGGACTTGAATGTATTGGCTTACAACAACTTGGTGAAAAGTCCAAGCAGAGGAAAATGGACGACGACAAACAAAAAAGTGAAAATCTCTTCTTAA
- the thpR gene encoding RNA 2',3'-cyclic phosphodiesterase, translated as MNDWPRPHYFFAVKLPDETKSFLSRWVGGAFPKDWFGRWVHPLDYHITMAFLGNVKENKVKDFSLRMADMLKEETAFPLTLGETGYFGKKDSPRVFWAGVQDSPPLAELQRKIFRLCLDEGFRLDQKPFRPHITLARKGTEHLEPGSVVKPIHHPEGTPHTFFVEQVVLYKTARRESPKYQELVVMPLKK; from the coding sequence ATGAATGATTGGCCGAGACCCCATTACTTTTTCGCCGTGAAGCTTCCCGATGAGACGAAATCGTTCCTTTCCCGCTGGGTGGGCGGGGCGTTCCCGAAAGACTGGTTCGGGCGCTGGGTTCATCCCCTCGACTATCATATTACGATGGCATTTTTGGGAAATGTGAAGGAAAATAAGGTAAAGGACTTTTCCTTGAGGATGGCCGATATGCTGAAGGAGGAAACCGCCTTTCCCTTGACATTGGGAGAGACGGGGTATTTCGGGAAAAAAGATTCGCCGAGGGTATTTTGGGCGGGGGTGCAGGATTCCCCTCCTTTGGCGGAACTGCAAAGGAAGATTTTCCGGCTCTGCCTCGATGAAGGGTTCCGCTTGGATCAAAAACCTTTCCGGCCTCATATCACCTTGGCAAGGAAGGGGACGGAACACTTGGAACCCGGCTCCGTCGTCAAGCCGATCCATCATCCGGAAGGCACCCCCCATACCTTTTTCGTCGAACAGGTCGTCCTTTATAAGACGGCAAGGCGAGAATCCCCGAAATATCAAGAGCTGGTGGTCATGCCGTTGAAAAAATGA